A portion of the Sphaerochaeta pleomorpha str. Grapes genome contains these proteins:
- a CDS encoding TRAP transporter permease: MEQHTQASLTKEEVKAQELLGEKEPDSKLRTYTGPLGQITTILFLVWAVFQVYANTLGTIDVMALRTWHLFFLLGFTFLLFPTYAKENRSRALPPVWDLALLALTIFTFAYLLKNYTVIAKRGGYMLTLDLVIAAIALLLIFEGGRRACKNLAILGLVFFLYNFLGRFIPGELGHVGFSLKRVLNHMIWGSQGIFGVGIGVSATYIFLFVLFGSYLKYSGFSQFINDIALTLVGRTAGGPAKVAVLASALLGMINGSAIANVATTGTITIPMMKKTGYKKEFAAAVEAVASTGGQFAPPIMGAVGFVMAEFMGVSYTTVLLAACIPAFLYYLTLLFAVHFEAKRLGLSGLSKENIPVALEVIKKQGHLVLPLVVLIALLSFGFTPLFAAVVSIFATILASWLRKETRMTWSIIVQATVEGSRSAISVGMSCAIIGVIIGTVSLTGLGLNFGYIILRVVGEGQLYLGGFMVMLMSIVLGMGVPGVAAYVIVSTVSVPVLIQAGAIPMAAHMFCLIYACLSNITPPVAMSSYVASGIADSDQTKTSLIAVKLGLTGFILPFFFLNNPILLLGTVANTPLLLTIRAILTSSIGVIVLSAGLQGYLFSRLNIIERALLVIAGLLFIETNLFTDIIALLLLGTIIVIQYIQKKSRNKEN, encoded by the coding sequence ATGGAACAACATACGCAAGCCTCGCTGACCAAAGAAGAGGTCAAGGCTCAAGAACTCTTAGGGGAAAAAGAACCCGATAGCAAATTACGTACCTATACAGGTCCGCTTGGACAGATTACCACCATCCTCTTTTTGGTATGGGCAGTTTTTCAAGTCTATGCAAACACCCTTGGAACCATTGATGTGATGGCCTTACGCACCTGGCATCTTTTCTTCCTTTTAGGGTTTACTTTCCTGTTATTCCCAACCTATGCAAAGGAAAACCGCTCGCGAGCCCTGCCCCCTGTCTGGGACTTGGCTCTTCTGGCATTGACCATCTTTACCTTTGCCTATTTGTTGAAAAACTACACGGTCATAGCCAAACGCGGCGGCTATATGCTGACACTCGATTTGGTAATTGCAGCAATCGCGCTTCTCCTCATCTTTGAGGGCGGCCGGCGTGCCTGCAAGAACCTGGCCATACTTGGTCTGGTATTCTTCCTCTATAACTTTTTAGGAAGGTTCATCCCAGGCGAGCTGGGCCATGTCGGGTTCAGCCTCAAACGGGTCCTCAACCATATGATCTGGGGCAGCCAAGGAATATTCGGGGTAGGTATCGGGGTCAGTGCAACCTATATCTTCCTCTTTGTCCTCTTCGGTTCCTATCTTAAATACAGTGGATTCAGTCAATTCATCAATGATATCGCTCTTACCCTGGTGGGAAGAACTGCAGGTGGACCGGCAAAGGTTGCCGTTCTTGCCAGTGCCCTGCTGGGTATGATCAACGGGTCGGCAATTGCCAATGTCGCGACGACAGGGACTATCACGATTCCGATGATGAAGAAAACCGGGTACAAGAAAGAATTCGCCGCGGCAGTAGAGGCAGTTGCCTCAACAGGCGGGCAATTTGCACCTCCGATCATGGGGGCTGTGGGCTTTGTAATGGCCGAGTTCATGGGGGTGAGCTACACAACGGTGTTGCTTGCAGCCTGTATCCCTGCTTTCCTCTACTACCTTACGCTCCTCTTTGCAGTACATTTCGAGGCCAAACGCCTGGGCCTTTCAGGACTGAGCAAGGAAAACATCCCCGTAGCGTTGGAAGTAATCAAGAAACAAGGGCATCTGGTCCTTCCTTTGGTCGTCCTCATCGCCCTGCTCAGCTTTGGCTTTACCCCCCTCTTTGCCGCAGTTGTCTCCATCTTTGCCACGATACTTGCCTCCTGGCTTCGCAAAGAAACGAGAATGACCTGGTCAATCATTGTCCAGGCTACTGTCGAAGGTTCCCGGTCAGCCATTTCCGTAGGGATGAGTTGTGCGATCATCGGAGTAATAATCGGTACGGTTTCCCTCACAGGTCTGGGCTTGAATTTCGGCTATATCATTTTGCGAGTGGTCGGGGAGGGACAACTCTATCTCGGGGGCTTCATGGTCATGCTCATGAGCATCGTTTTGGGCATGGGTGTTCCCGGGGTGGCTGCGTATGTCATCGTGTCCACCGTATCTGTACCCGTCTTGATACAGGCCGGGGCAATTCCCATGGCGGCCCACATGTTCTGCCTGATCTATGCCTGCCTTTCAAACATCACTCCCCCGGTAGCGATGAGCAGCTACGTTGCCAGCGGGATAGCTGACTCGGACCAGACAAAGACAAGCCTCATAGCTGTCAAACTTGGATTGACTGGGTTCATCCTGCCCTTCTTTTTCCTTAACAACCCCATCCTTTTGCTAGGTACCGTTGCAAACACCCCGCTCTTACTCACTATCAGGGCAATCCTAACGTCATCAATCGGGGTCATTGTCTTATCGGCAGGATTACAAGGGTATCTATTCTCGAGACTCAACATCATCGAAAGAGCCTTGCTTGTTATTGCGGGCTTGTTGTTCATCGAGACAAACCTCTTCACCGATATCATTGCTTTGCTGCTTTTGGGAACTATCATTGTCATCCAATACATACAGAAAAAATCACGCAATAAGGAGAATTAA